In one Nicotiana sylvestris chromosome 8, ASM39365v2, whole genome shotgun sequence genomic region, the following are encoded:
- the LOC138868105 gene encoding cyanidin 3-O-galactoside 2''-O-xylosyltransferase FGGT1-like gives MDAAGEDSDKSVNAPSRNYVRDAKAMAATPIGRRELYETFLPRGGDSFHGDAQAEEDEVRQQRGWIKEDKMENKKLTFIMYPWYAMGHLTSFLHLSNKLADRGHTIFFIHPTNTLSKLEKFNLYPQLINFISVTVPHVKGLPIGAETTSDIPIFKQNLLWQALDLTEQKIESLIQELKPHFILYDFACWGPLVARKYGVKSIHYCSNTPSSVGYLMRGENLTPEDEMMEPPLGFPLNSSIKLHKYEARLIAALHSIGKESSGSG, from the exons ATGGACGCCGCCGGTGAAGATTCCGACAAGTCCGTCAACGCCCCATCAAGGAACTATGTACGTGACGCTAAGGCAATGGCTGCAacaccaattggccggagggaactttatgaaactttcttaccaagag GCGGAGACAGCTTCCATGGCGATGCTCaagctgaagaagacgaagtgaggcagcagcGCGGCTGG ATCAAAGAAGATAAAATGGAGAACAAGAAGCTAACTTTTATTATGTATCCATGGTATGCAATGGGCCATCTTACTTCATTTCTTCATCTCTCCAACAAATTAGCGGACAGAGGCCATACAATTTTCTTTATTCATCCTACTAATACACTTTCTAAATTGGAGAAATTCAATCTTTACCCTCAACTCATAAACTTCATATCAGTCACAGTTCCACATGTTAAAGGTCTCCCTATTGGAGCCGAAACAACTTCAGACATTCCTATTTTCAAGCAAAATCTCCTCTGGCAAGCATTGGATCTTACAGAACAAAAGATTGAGTCTTTAATTCAAGAACTCAAACCCCACTTCATTCTTTATGATTTTGCATGTTGGGGTCCATTAGTTGCTAGAAAATATGGAGTGAAGTCAATACATTACTGTTCCAATACTCCTTCATCTGTCGGTTATCTCATGCGTGGCGAAAATCTAACTCCAGAGGATGAAATGATGGAACCTCCACTTGGTTTTCCTCTTAATTCATCTATCAAACTTCACAAATATGAAGCTCGTTTAATCGCAGCTCTACATTCGATAGGGAAAGAATCTAGTGGTTCCGGCTGA